In Bos taurus isolate L1 Dominette 01449 registration number 42190680 breed Hereford chromosome 9, ARS-UCD2.0, whole genome shotgun sequence, a single genomic region encodes these proteins:
- the MICAL1 gene encoding F-actin-monooxygenase MICAL1 isoform X2: MASTISTNPAHAHFESFLQAQLCQDVLSSFQGLCGALGVEPGGGLSQYHKVKAQLNYWNAKSLWAKLDKRASQPVYQQGRACTGTKCLVVGAGPCGLRAAVELAMLGARVVLVEKRTKFSRHNVLHLWPFTIHDLRALGAKKFYGRFCTGSLDHISIRQLQLLLLKVALLLGVEIHWGITFTGLQPPPKKGSGWRAQLQPSPPAQLAKYEFDVLISAAGGKFVPEGFTVREMRGKLAIGITANFVNGRTVEETQVPEISGVARIYNQSFFQSLLKATGIDLENIVYYKDDTHYFVMTAKKQCLLRLGVLHKDWPDTERLLGSANVVPEALQRFARAAADFATHGKLGKLEFARDAHGRPDVSAFDFTSMMRAESSARVQERHGTRLLLGLVGDCLVEPFWPLGTGVARGFLAAFDAAWMVKRWAEGAGPLEVLAERESLYQLLSQTSPENMHRNVAQYGLDPATRYPNLNLRAVTPSQVRDLYDMEAKEPVQRMSDETDSGKAATGAVGSQEELLRWCQEQTAGYPGVHVTDLSSSWADGLALCALVHRLRPALLEPSELQGMGALEATSWALKMAEHELGITPVLSAQAMVAGSDPLGLIAYLSHFHSAFKSVPHNPGSVSQGSPGTASAVLFLGKLQRTLQRTRTQVKAETPSTEEPPVPKPDEPMTPPSQQQDASAEDLCALCGQHLYILERLCADGRFFHRSCFRCHICEATLWPGGYRQHPGDGYLYCLQHLPQTGHEEDSSDRGPESQDLPMSSENNTPSGPATPVDLHQGTSPVPNPIQPTRRLIRLSSPERQRLSSLHLTPDPEMEPPPKPPRSCSTLAHQALEASFKGWGMPVQSPQVLEAMEMGEEERSSSSEEETEEEEDVPLDSDMEHFLRNLAENSGTMNNYPTWRRTLLRRAKEEEMKRFCKAQAIQRRLNEIEAALRELEARGTELELALRSQSSSPEKQKALWVEQLLQLVQKKNSLVAEEAELMITVQELNLEEKQWQLDQELRTYMNREETLKTAADRQAEDQVLRKLLDVVNQRDALIRLQEERRLSELASEPGVQG; encoded by the exons ATGGCCTCAACCATCTCCACCAACCCAGCGCATGCCCACTTTGAGAGCTTCTTGCAGGCCCAGCTGTGCCAGGATGTGTTGAGCAGCTTTCAAGGGCTATGCGGGGCCCTgggggtggagcctggtggggggcTCTCCCAGTACCACAAGGTCAAGGCCCAGCTCAACTACTGGAATGCCAAGTCGCTGTGGGCCAAGCTGGACAAGAGAGCGAGCCAGCCGGTCTACCAGCAGGGCCGGGCCTGCACCGGCACTAAG TGCCTGGTGGTGGGTGCGGGACCTTGCGGTCTGCGGGCTGCTGTGGAGCTGGCGATGCTGGGGGCCCGAGTGGTGCTGGTGGAAAAGCGCACCAAGTTCTCTCGCCACAACGTGCTCCACCTCTGGCCCTTCACCATCCACGACCTTCGGGCACTCGGCGCCAAGAAGTTCTATGGGCGCTTCTGCACAGGCTCCCTGGACCACATCA GCATCCGGCAACTGCAGCTCCTCTTGTTGAAAGTGGCATTACTGCTGGGGGTGGAAATCCACTGGGGCATCACTTTCACTGGCCTGCAGCCTCCTCCCAAAAAGG GGAGTGGTTGGCGTGCCCAGCTCCAGCCCAGCCCCCCAGCCCAACTGGCCAAGTATGAATTTGATGTCCTCATCTCTGCGGCTGGAGGTAAATTCGTCCCTGAAG GCTTCACAGTGCGAGAAATGCGCGGCAAACTGGCAATTGGCATCACGGCTAACTTTGTGAACGGGCGCACCGTGGAAGAGACACAGGTGCCCGAGATCAGTGGTGTGGCCAGGATCTACAACCAGAGCTTcttccagagcctgctcaaagCTACAG GCATCGATCTGGAGAATATCGTGTACTACAAAGATGACACCCACTACTTTGTGATGACAGCCAAGAAGCAGTGCCTGCTACGGCTGGGAGTGCTGCATAAG GACTGGCCCGATACTGAACGGCTGCTGGGCAGCGCCAATGTGGTGCCCGAGGCTTTGCAGCGCTTTGCTCGGGCAGCTGCCGACTTCGCCACCCACGGCAAACTTGGGAAGCTGGAGTTTGCCCGGGACGCCCACGGGCGGCCGGACGTCTCTGCCTTTGACTTCACAAGTATGATGCGGGCAGAGAGCTCTGCTCGGGTGCAGGAGAGGCACGGCACCCGCCTGCTGCTGGGGCTGGTCGGGGACTGCCTGGTGGAG CCCTTCTGGCCCCTGGGCACTGGAGTGGCCCGGGGCTTCCTGGCAGCCTTTGATGCCGCCTGGATGGTGAAGCGGTGGGCAGAGGGCGCTGGGCCCCTAGAGGTGTTGGCAGAGAG AGAGAGCTTGTACCAGCTCCTGTCACAGACGTCCCCGGAGAACATGCACCGCAACGTGGCACAGTACGGGCTGGACCCCGCCACCCGCTACCCCAACCTGAACCTCCGGGCTGTGACCCCCAGTCAG GTACGAGACCTATACGACATGGAGGCCAAGGAGCCTGTGCAGAGGATGAGTGACGAGACAGACTCCGGAAAGGCAGCCACTG GGGCAGTGGGCTCCCAGGAGGAGCTGCTGCGCTGGTGCCAGGAGCAGACGGCTGGATACCCAGGTGTCCATGTCACTGACCTGTCTTCCTCCTGGGCTGATGGGCTGGCTCTGTGTGCCCTGGTGCACCGGCTGCGGCCCGCCCTACT GGAACCCTCCGAGCTCCAGGGAATGGGGGCTCTGGAAGCTACTTCTTGGGCGCTGAAGATGGCAGAGCATGAGCTGGGCATCACACCAGTGTTGTCCGCACAGGCGATGGTGGCAGGGAGTGACCCACTTGGCCTCATTGCCTACCTCAGCCACTTCCATAGTGCCTTCAAGAGCGTACCACACAACCCAG GCTCGGTCAGCCAAGGCTCCCCGGGCACTGCCAGCGCTGTACTATTCCTTGGCAAACTGCAGAGGACCCTGCAACGGACCCGAACTCAG GTAAAGGCGGAGACCCCAAGTACTGAGGAGCCACCTGTCCCAAAGCCTGATGAACCAATGACACCACCATCCCAGCAGCAGGAT GCCAGTGCTGAGGATCTGTGTGCACTTTGTGGGCAACACCTCTATATCCTGGAACGCCTCTGTGCTGATGGCCGTTTCTTCCACCGGAGCTGCTTCCGCTGTCATATCTGTGAGGCCACATTATGGCCAGGTGGCTATAGGCAGCACCCAGGAGATG GATATTTATACTGCCTCCAGCACCTGCCTCAGACAGGCCACGAAGAAGATAGCAGCGATAGAGGTCCTGAGAGTCAG GACCTTCCCATGTCGAGTGAGAATAACACGCCATCAGGCCCCGCAACTCCCGTGGACCTCCATCAAGGGACCAGTCCTGTCCCAAACCCCATCCAGCCCACCCGTCGATTGATCCGCCTCTCCAGCCCAGAACGCCAGCGTTTATCCTCCCTTCATCTCACCCCTGACCCGGAAATGGAGCCGCCACCCAAGCCCCCCCGAAGCTGCTCCACTTTGGCCCACCAAGCCCTGGAAGCAAGCTTCAAGGGCTGGGGAATGCCAGTCCAGAGCCCTCAAG TTCTTGAGGCCATGGAAATGGGGGAAGAAGAGAGGTCCTCCTCCAgtgaagaggaaacagaggaagaggaagatgtgCCTTTGGACTCAGACATGGAACAT TTTCTGAGGAACTTGGCTGAGAACTCAGGCACCATGAACAATTATCCAACGTGGCGTCGGACTCTGCTGCGCCGGGCCAAGGAGGAGGAGATGAAGCGGTTCTGCAAGGCTCAG GCCATCCAGCGGCGACTAAATGAGATCGAGGCTGCTCTAAGGGAGCTGGAGGCCAGGGGCACAGAGCTGGAGCTGGCTTTGAGGAGCCAAAGCA GTTCCCCTGAAAAGCAAAAGGCATTATGGGTGGAACAGCTGCTACAGCTCGTCCAGAAGAAAAACAGCCTAGTGGCCGAGGAGGCTGAGCTCATGATCAC AGTGCAGGAGCTGAACTTGGAGGAGAAACAGTGGCAGCTGGACCAAGAGCTGCGAACCTACATGAACCGGGAAG AAACCCTAAAGACAGCTGCCGATCGGCAGGCTGAGGACCAGGTCCTGAGGAAGCTACTGGATGTGGTGAACCAGCGAGATGCTCTCATCCGCCTCCAGGAGGAGCGCAGGCTCAGTGAGCTGGCCTCGGAGCCCGGGGTCCAGGGCTAG